CCGGGAGGCAATGAGCGGCGTAGCTACCTACTCGCCCTGACCTTCCCTCAGTCGGACGTTATGCCCAAATGCATGCGCAGGTCTGAGATCTTGGCTCAGCGTGGCGCTCAGGGCATTTCAGGAGGAAGGAATATCAGATGACTACTCGAACCCGCTTGGTGGTGCCGCTGCGGTGGCGCCATTCGGCCCCGGCGCTACCTGACGATTCCCGAGCTGTGCGAGGACCTCGACATCACACGATCCACGTACTACGACTGGCGCCGCACCGGGAAAGCGCCGCGCAGCCGGCGGCTGCCGAACGGATCGATCCGGATCGACCGCGATGTGTATGAGGCGTGGCTCGACACCCTGATCGAAGAGGACAATTAGATGGACACGACCTATGACGTTCGGCTCTACGCCTGGACATCTACCAGGGCAAGCGTGTAACTACCTATTGGGTCGTGTGGCGCGTTGCGGGTCGCCGCTGGAAGGAGCCGTTCAGGGACGAGCCGATGGCAACCCGCTTCCTCGCCGACCTCACGTCGGCGGTCAGCCGAGGCGAGGCGTTCGATGTGGAGACAGGCCGCCCGGTCTCCATGGCACGCAAGGCCGTGTCTTCGGTGACCTGGTATTCGGCGGCATGCACGTATGCCGACTCGAAGTGGCAGCGGTCGGCGGCGACGACCAGGCGCACACGTGCAGAGGCGCTGTCGGCGCTGACCCTGGCGATGCTCGCCGACAGCCGGGGCCGGCCCGATGAGGCGATGCTGAGGCACACGCTTCAGCGATACGCGTTCAATCCCAGCAGGCGGCACCACCCCGACCGGCCCCCTGAGGTCGCTGCCGCTCTGGCGTGGCTAGAGACACACACGCGGAAGGTGTCAGCGCTGGCCAAGCCTGATGTGTTGCGCTCGGTCCTGGACAGCCTGACGGTTCGGCTCGACGGCACGCCACGCGCGTCAAGCGTCGTCAGCAGATGGCGGAAGATCCTCAACGCATTCTTGGAGAACGCCGTGGAGCGCAAGCTGTTGCCAACCAACCCGCTGCCCGCGCTGAAGTGGAGCGTCCCGAAGACCTCACACACGGTTGACCGTCGATCGGTGGCGAACCCGCTGCAAGCTCGGACGCTGCTGGTTGGCGTCAGCCAGATTCAGCGGAGCGGGCCACGCCTGGTGGCGTTCTTCGCGTGCCTCTACTTCGCGGCACTACGGCCGGAGGAGGCCGCCAATCT
This portion of the Allocatelliglobosispora scoriae genome encodes:
- a CDS encoding helix-turn-helix transcriptional regulator, producing MPELCEDLDITRSTYYDWRRTGKAPRSRRLPNGSIRIDRDVYEAWLDTLIEEDN
- a CDS encoding tyrosine-type recombinase/integrase, producing MATRFLADLTSAVSRGEAFDVETGRPVSMARKAVSSVTWYSAACTYADSKWQRSAATTRRTRAEALSALTLAMLADSRGRPDEAMLRHTLQRYAFNPSRRHHPDRPPEVAAALAWLETHTRKVSALAKPDVLRSVLDSLTVRLDGTPRASSVVSRWRKILNAFLENAVERKLLPTNPLPALKWSVPKTSHTVDRRSVANPLQARTLLVGVSQIQRSGPRLVAFFACLYFAALRPEEAANLAKHHLSLPAEGWGELHLSGAAPHAGKDWTDTGTHRERRQLKQRAVGESRTVPCPPELTAYLHWHIEQFGTAPDGRLFRGERNEDELPKGTVNRYWRLARKAVLAPDAYASPLAATPYDLRHAAVSTQLNAGVPATEVAEAAGHSVEVLLKIYAKCLDGGAASRRRLMDGVYGAPKTSERIRNSFPGIVAFNP